CCTTGTCTCGTTGGAAAGTGATATATTCATTCCTACATATGATGGGAATATGGCTAAAGTTGTTGAAGGTCATCGCAGGTACCAAGTGATTTTCACTCATTTGCTTATCTATTGCATATGGTTAAATCAATTGTACCGTTTTATTTGAGATGATATTCAACCAATTGTACTGGCTACTTGTGTTGTGACGTTTTAGATATCTTGGGTTTAAGAAGACCATACTGTTGGACAGAAAGATACTTGTTGATTTGATAGATCAATACAATAGTGGAAAGCTAAGCTGGGATGAGTTCTCTTTGGCTGTAAAAGAAACCCACGCAGACCGCATGGGGAAACCAGCTAAAAGGATGGTGATCCACGACAAACCTAAAGAGGAGGACTATTTCTATGCCAACCCTGAAGAATGTTTGCCACCGTTGGAGGAACAAAATGGGGCTGTTTCTTCTCCAATGCTGAAGAGAACACTTTGAGGTTTGTATGTTGGGATTGTGACATTTCAGTAGAGATGGAAGTTGAACTAATCGGATCAATCAAGATTTTCAAGGTCATACATTTGCATCTAGAAAAGCCCGAGTATAGTATATAAGAAGCCAATTGGAgaacattgttttctttggcaTATAGATATTGTTATTCAACGTGGTCGTTTATTACCAGCTACCTCGCTGTTACAGGATGAGAGAAGCACATAAAACTGCGTAGGACAGGCATAGTTTGTACACAGATAGATTGGTATTGAATCGCAGAACCACTTTCCCCCACAGTTCATTGCCTCACTCCCATTGTTAGCATCAGTCTTCATATATTAGCAAAGAGGGGGGGAGCTATATAGGGGGGccaaaattgtttattttactCTCTTCCCAATAAGCACAGAAAGATtcatatttatgtatttagGAAAGGCCATATCGCTTTCCTCCCACCACCTCTGATATCTTCTTTTTGCCTTATGATAGACAGCAGGCAATCAGATTCTATGGACGATGATGCCATTTTATTCattgatttttatatttattctcATTTGATAATTCCTGTGGCCAGATATATGATTTCTTCATGTTCACATTTTGatattcattattttgttctatCCCTTCTTCATGGCTAGGAACTTGTCCTGGTTCCCATTTGCTTTGATCAAATCATGTGAAATTATGCAGCAAGCAGCAGCATATATCGAACGCTAAGTTTAACAGAAAAGCAAGGTATGAATCGAATAATAGAATTTGAAGGGTTAGCAGTTTTGTTGGagattttgtgtttttataaTGGAGAATAATCATGAATGCACATGGCCTTCGAAGCTGGCAAATTCTGGTAACGTGGGAAACAAAGGTTGAATTCTAATTGTGATGAAGAGTAGGGAAGAAGTGGCTAcccatcattttttattattattataaaaaaaagcaaatcAATTAGACAACCAAGATAAGTATCGTTGTTTGATGCTTCTTTAAGTCATAGCGGCGGAGAAATAATCATTtctgaataaaaataaaaataatataatgtatACAGAGAGCGATGAAATCCTGAAAATAGGGATATGATAAAAGTGGAAGTAAACagatttattcttttcttcctccctccctccctccctcccaaAGAGTTTTTGACAAGAGGAGACAATGAGACACACTTTACATCAAACAAAAGCCTTTATATCTAAAACAGCCTCTAAATATGGAGGGAAGCTTAACTTCTAAAGCAGCTTCACCATATTAAAATGGGGGGTGCCCAAAAAATCACAACTAGAAGATGAACTATATCCTAATGTACAATCAATCTGGGTCAGATGCATTTCCCAAATAATTGAAAGGCCATAAACCCTTCATGGAAGAAATGGAACGTAAAAATGAAGtgataattaattgaattgacGGGAGAATTACTTTGTTATACCATCTCTTTCAAGTATTTTGCTTCTTTCTGAATGCCTGCTCCATGTCCTCTTCTGCAGCTGCAACTCTGGTACCGACGACCGCTCTCTCACTTGGGCGAGCTGAATCATCCTatgaaaaagtaaagaaaagggTGGAAAAGTTGATGCAGCTAGTAAAAGGACATTCATTGCATACTAGTATGCAGTTCGTTTACCACAATAGCAGGATTTGCGGCAGTATCTCTACAATTTGTCCTCTTTCCAAGTTCTATTTGTACAGCGATACTGGCCTGTGACATATCCACTCCAGAACTCTGTAGCGCTTGTGTGAGAATTTTTAACAACCTGCTCATCGAGAAACCAGATGTATGTCGCTTAATTGATGAATCAAGTCTCAGATTGATCTATTGGCCTCTTCCAACAGTTAACTTCGCTGTCTAGAAGAGCTATCTACTAATATTATAATGTCAGTCTTGAAGATGgctaaatttattgtttattggATGAAAACTCAAGATCATGCATATCAGAATGTACCATATTAAACAAGAATATAGAATATGAATATACTCACTCTTGAGAATATGCACTTGAGATGCTAATTCTACCACCTTCAATGCTCTGCTCAGGTTCTTTCAGCTTATTATCAACAGCAGCAATATCGGTAGTACATGCTCTCGTCTCACATAATAGTCGTTGCATTTTATATGGTTTTCTGTCTGCACTATGTGCCACTTGAGAAtagattttagttttttcacCTTCACTTGTGACAGGTATGAAATAGCGTGGGTCCAACATTGGATAAGATGTTGCTTTGTTTGTTGATCCAAGATGATGATCCGCTTCTCCGAAGGTGGTGGAAGTATTAGATTCGACTGGGTTGTGCGAGCACCTTGGAAGAAATGCAGGGAAGTGAGACGTATTTTTCTGGTCAGACCCAGCAAATATAAACACAGGGCCGCTCTTGGCAACTTGAGATTGATCGATGTAACGTCGTGCTGGATTACAATTGTTTCTCTGCACAACAGAGGATCAGAGGGTTTGCATATTAGGAAGCtgatatcaattaaatttagtggaacaagaacaaaaggtcaaaatatttttataaggaACAGTGTTATATAGTATGCACAAACAATGGAGAGAAAGTTTGTTGGTAGTATTTACACAGGGGAGTAATTTCGCTGGTTCATCGTACCATCCTTGCGGTGGTGAGCTTTCATATTTGCGAACCTTTTCTTGTAAAAATTGAATGTACTCGATAACCTGGTAACATGTCCAGAAATGAATCTACTGCACACCATATGCAAAAGAGAAGTAAAATATCACCTAGTGACATGCACATTTACCTCTAACAAAAATGATGCTTTGTCTCTCTTCTGATCACTACAGGGAAGAAGTTCTCTCAGCTTCTGAAACCTGCATGTAACTTCTCacacaaataaaataacttcTAGAGTGATTTTTCTACGAATTGCTTTCTATAAGGAAATATATACACATGTTTTGGAAAAAGGTAATGTCTGCTACTGAACTAACATATATCTGTGAAATCTTGCCTATCATTAATTTTGCTCCTTCGACGCTGTTCTGTTGCAGAATGTTTGGATCTCGGCGTGTTAGCCTTCTGATCAGAGCATTTTCCACCGACGTTTATCCTCAAGTCACCTGTAAATccaagattttagaaagatgAATAATTGAGGAGAGATTTTCGGGGACTAATTTTGCCAGAGCTCACAAATTTtgacaaaaaattaattctaacgtcattttcttttaaatcctATCAATTTTGTATCATACATATTTTACACTTCATCAAAAGTATATCAaaacacgtttttttttttttttttttaatgaattttcaaaGGAAAACTTAGAAGAGAGTAAAAATGGcaacattttcaaattgaaGGCCAAATTGCACTacttatctaatttttttttaaaatttctggTGGGGGGAATAACGAACAGAGCATCATGAAAGAAACGAACCTCTGTAGGCAGTGGATGGCGATGATTCCTTCTTAATAACAAATGCTT
This genomic interval from Cucurbita pepo subsp. pepo cultivar mu-cu-16 chromosome LG20, ASM280686v2, whole genome shotgun sequence contains the following:
- the LOC111783223 gene encoding transcription factor BIM1-like isoform X1 — translated: MELPQPSRPLGTEGRKPTHDFLSLYSHSTADQQDLSQSFQGGFLTTHDFLQPLERIEKTCAKKEQTMNVSTVERAAPSLATLARNSPVERLLPGGIGSCIIGHISYFNHRVPKTEGSVFPVPQASNTDKSDDNSRCSSLSASGFKLWEESAVKKGKTRKENLSENPGLREPPAKMEQWAVSTERPIQSSCSSFSSLSSSQPSGQQKRSFGEMLKSAANVSSKEEELDDGKAFVIKKESSPSTAYRGDLRINVGGKCSDQKANTPRSKHSATEQRRRSKINDRQDFTDIFTCRFQKLRELLPCSDQKRDKASFLLEVIEYIQFLQEKVRKYESSPPQGWYDEPAKLLPCRNNCNPARRYIDQSQVAKSGPVFIFAGSDQKNTSHFPAFLPRCSHNPVESNTSTTFGEADHHLGSTNKATSYPMLDPRYFIPVTSEGEKTKIYSQVAHSADRKPYKMQRLLCETRACTTDIAAVDNKLKEPEQSIEGGRISISSAYSQELLKILTQALQSSGVDMSQASIAVQIELGKRTNCRDTAANPAIVDDSARPSERAVVGTRVAAAEEDMEQAFRKKQNT
- the LOC111783223 gene encoding transcription factor BIM1-like isoform X2 translates to MELPQPSRPLGTEGRKPTHDFLSLYSHSTADQQDLSQSFQGGFLTTHDFLQPLERIEKTCAKKEQTMNVSTVERAAPSLATLARNSPVERLLPGGIGSCIIGHISYFNHRVPKTEGSVFPVPQASNTDKSDDNSRCSSLSASGFKLWEESAVKKGKTRKENLSENPGLREPPAKMEQWAVSTERPIQSSCSSFSSLSSSQPSGQQKRSFGEMLKSAANVSSKEEELDDGKAFVIKKESSPSTAYRGDLRINVGGKCSDQKANTPRSKHSATEQRRRSKINDRFQKLRELLPCSDQKRDKASFLLEVIEYIQFLQEKVRKYESSPPQGWYDEPAKLLPCRNNCNPARRYIDQSQVAKSGPVFIFAGSDQKNTSHFPAFLPRCSHNPVESNTSTTFGEADHHLGSTNKATSYPMLDPRYFIPVTSEGEKTKIYSQVAHSADRKPYKMQRLLCETRACTTDIAAVDNKLKEPEQSIEGGRISISSAYSQELLKILTQALQSSGVDMSQASIAVQIELGKRTNCRDTAANPAIVDDSARPSERAVVGTRVAAAEEDMEQAFRKKQNT